In Tachysurus fulvidraco isolate hzauxx_2018 chromosome 1, HZAU_PFXX_2.0, whole genome shotgun sequence, a single window of DNA contains:
- the LOC113657353 gene encoding protein transport protein Sec61 subunit gamma: protein MDQVMQFVEPGRQFVKDSIRLVKRCTKPDRKEFQKIAMATAIGFAIMGFIGFFVKLIHIPINNIIVGG from the exons ATGGATCAGGTCATGCAGTTTGTGGAGCCTGGGAGGCAGTTTGTGAAGGACTCCATCAGACTGGTGAAGAGATGCACTAAACCTGATAGGAAAG AGTTTCAGAAgattgccatggcaacagcgaTTGGTTTTGCAATCATGGGCTTTATTGGGTTCTTCGTCAAGCTTATCCACATCCCCATTAACAACATAATTGT tgGTGGTTAA